A region of Streptomyces cinnamoneus DNA encodes the following proteins:
- a CDS encoding ABC transporter substrate-binding protein: protein MTLRRTDDLCIGAVVPRTGRLARLGDPLAFALERLAPRLARPGRGNRRRTFRLAWRDSQSDPDGARRAVAELVRDEGARMVVTLGGTRVLPAVADACEVLGIPCLSTGFPWQAYVFGRGGDPARPFRWTYHFAWGLDDIATVFAELWEHLGPGRTVGCLWNTGPQGQLLRDPRHGFAPVAAARGHTLVDPGGYREPATCFEGHVHRFKEAGVEVVTGAATAGDMALFHRQAREAGLRPRLITCSRWLTHPGEGGVPDGLAEADVATLVYWTPRHPFRSSLDGTTTAGLAEEYQRTTGRPWLQPLGLAHALLEVAAHALATADDPMDRHAVAAALGRTRLATVAGLLDFTAGPTPNIALVPLIGGQWRSGRRRGHELTLVTNARLPKVAPNAELSVGP, encoded by the coding sequence GTGACTTTGCGGCGGACGGACGACCTGTGCATCGGCGCCGTCGTCCCCCGGACCGGCCGGCTGGCCCGGCTGGGGGACCCCCTGGCCTTCGCGCTGGAACGGCTGGCGCCCCGGCTCGCCCGCCCCGGCCGCGGCAACCGGCGCCGCACGTTCCGGCTGGCCTGGCGCGACAGCCAGTCCGACCCTGACGGGGCCCGCCGGGCCGTCGCCGAACTGGTGCGCGACGAGGGCGCGCGGATGGTGGTCACCCTGGGCGGCACCCGGGTGCTGCCCGCCGTGGCGGACGCCTGCGAGGTCCTCGGCATCCCGTGCCTGTCCACGGGCTTTCCGTGGCAGGCGTACGTGTTCGGCCGGGGCGGCGACCCGGCGCGGCCGTTCCGCTGGACGTACCACTTCGCGTGGGGACTGGACGACATCGCGACGGTGTTCGCGGAGCTGTGGGAGCACCTCGGGCCGGGCCGGACGGTGGGCTGCCTGTGGAACACCGGCCCGCAGGGCCAGCTGCTGCGCGACCCGCGGCACGGCTTCGCTCCGGTGGCGGCCGCGCGGGGCCACACCCTGGTGGACCCGGGCGGGTACCGGGAACCGGCCACCTGCTTCGAGGGCCACGTCCACCGGTTCAAGGAGGCGGGGGTGGAGGTCGTCACCGGCGCGGCCACGGCCGGGGACATGGCGCTGTTCCACCGGCAGGCCCGCGAGGCCGGCCTGCGCCCCCGGCTGATCACCTGCTCCCGCTGGCTGACCCACCCGGGCGAGGGGGGCGTGCCGGACGGCCTGGCGGAGGCCGACGTCGCGACGCTCGTCTACTGGACGCCGCGCCACCCCTTCCGCTCCTCGCTGGACGGCACCACCACGGCCGGGCTCGCCGAGGAGTACCAGCGCACGACGGGCCGGCCCTGGCTCCAGCCCCTGGGGCTCGCGCACGCCCTGCTGGAGGTGGCCGCGCACGCGCTGGCGACCGCCGACGACCCCATGGACCGGCACGCGGTGGCCGCCGCGCTGGGCCGCACCCGGCTGGCGACGGTCGCCGGCCTGCTGGACTTCACGGCCGGCCCCACCCCCAACATCGCCCTGGTGCCGCTGATCGGCGGGCAGTGGCGCTCCGGCCGGCGCCGGGGCCACGAGCTCACCCTGGTGACCAACGCCCGGCTGCCGAAGGTCGCGCCGAACGCGGAGCTGAGCGTGGGGCCGTAG
- a CDS encoding MFS transporter — protein sequence MSHRSAVLVLALGAFAVGTDGYVTTGILQSIADDFHVSVSVAGQLVTVFALSYAVSAPVLMTLTANVSRRVMLYGSLGLFLLANLLGALAPDYPTLLAARVLAGAAAAVYMNTAVAAATAMTDERHRGRAVSLVVGGLSLATALGVPIGTLVGALGSWRATLGVIAGLAGVGIAGLAATLPATPSPPPITMGARLRVAAEPAVLLVVLANTCAVAGSFTVYTYLAVFARDVTGLSAAGVSAVLFAWGVAAAAGTALGGRMSDRRGPDRAYLTGVLGVIAAFAALALAALVTRVAEGPATVVFLAATVAWGVLYWIVPGAQIQRVMDRAPAAPTIAVSVSSASSYLGVALGGGIGGATLSLTSSWALPLAGAALLAVAAALTARQAAGSAVPSGSPGPRG from the coding sequence ATGTCGCACCGGTCGGCGGTCCTGGTCCTCGCCCTCGGCGCCTTCGCCGTCGGCACGGACGGGTACGTCACGACCGGCATCCTCCAGTCGATCGCGGACGACTTCCACGTCTCCGTCTCGGTGGCGGGCCAGCTGGTCACCGTCTTCGCCCTCAGCTACGCCGTCAGCGCCCCGGTGCTGATGACGTTGACCGCGAACGTCAGCCGGCGCGTCATGCTCTACGGCTCACTCGGCCTCTTCCTGCTGGCCAACCTGCTGGGCGCCCTCGCCCCCGACTATCCGACGCTGCTCGCGGCCCGGGTCCTGGCGGGTGCGGCCGCCGCGGTGTACATGAACACCGCGGTGGCCGCGGCCACGGCCATGACCGACGAGCGCCACCGCGGCCGCGCGGTGTCCCTGGTCGTGGGCGGCCTGTCGCTGGCCACGGCGCTCGGGGTGCCGATCGGCACCCTGGTCGGCGCCCTGGGCAGCTGGCGCGCCACGCTGGGGGTGATCGCCGGGCTCGCCGGCGTGGGCATCGCCGGACTGGCCGCCACGCTGCCCGCCACGCCGTCGCCGCCCCCGATCACGATGGGGGCGCGGCTGAGGGTCGCCGCCGAGCCGGCCGTACTGCTCGTCGTGCTGGCCAACACCTGCGCGGTGGCCGGCAGCTTCACCGTCTACACCTACCTCGCCGTGTTCGCCCGCGACGTGACGGGGCTCAGCGCGGCGGGCGTCAGCGCGGTGCTGTTCGCCTGGGGTGTCGCCGCCGCGGCCGGCACGGCGCTGGGCGGCCGGATGAGCGACCGGCGGGGGCCGGACCGCGCCTACCTGACCGGGGTGCTCGGCGTCATCGCGGCGTTCGCCGCCCTGGCGCTGGCCGCCCTCGTCACCCGGGTCGCCGAGGGCCCGGCCACGGTGGTCTTCCTGGCGGCGACCGTCGCCTGGGGCGTCCTGTACTGGATCGTGCCGGGTGCCCAGATCCAGCGCGTCATGGACCGCGCGCCGGCCGCCCCCACCATCGCCGTCTCCGTCAGCAGCGCGTCCTCCTACCTCGGCGTCGCGCTCGGCGGCGGCATCGGCGGGGCCACGCTCTCCCTGACCTCCTCCTGGGCGCTCCCGCTGGCGGGTGCCGCGCTCCTCGCCGTCGCCGCGGCCCTGACCGCCCGCCAGGCCGCCGGTTCGGCGGTGCCGTCCGGGAGCCCGGGCCCCCGCGGCTGA
- a CDS encoding methyltransferase domain-containing protein yields MTAPDPGPLTGLLRRSAFAERVEHARRRSALPWEPWPPAAAAPGDDTGSALWNLLHLGRRPDRRLAPALAERLTALGLADDAGGPGRWEVTAFRGLLAARDRPAEGGEPGTGNVYVGEDSLRFVDTILRARPTGRALDVGCGSGITTCALALGCAEVTGADLQQDCLDATALTAALNGLDDRVHTWHGDFFRDHTPDAPFNCVVANLPYAPVPPALRYSAAGDGGPDGLDLNRRLLRRAAGLLDPRDGLLITRFQSLGDASGPLLLPDIEAFAKEAGHDVTVVADGRTVPEVRAALTALHARRHNPELTSAQVLDIVDDHMRRFEQPHYFACGMISRSGGTGEVTFTDLSAPLTLDDTLTAVGGAPDDAAPAAVRLYRGRALDLPDGFWELGTADDVAVTEQRLPALLAALRGAGPAGATGRDLAAEVFADRFGADPLRSRALLVTTELMAGCLADEGLVEGGTAR; encoded by the coding sequence ATGACCGCACCCGACCCCGGCCCCCTCACCGGCCTGCTGCGGCGGAGCGCCTTCGCCGAGCGGGTGGAGCACGCCCGCCGCCGCTCCGCACTGCCGTGGGAGCCCTGGCCCCCCGCGGCCGCCGCCCCCGGCGACGACACCGGCTCCGCCCTGTGGAACCTGCTCCACCTCGGTCGGCGACCGGACCGCCGCCTCGCGCCCGCCCTCGCCGAACGGCTCACCGCGCTCGGCCTGGCCGACGACGCGGGCGGCCCGGGCCGCTGGGAGGTCACCGCCTTCCGCGGCCTGCTCGCCGCCCGCGACCGGCCGGCCGAGGGCGGCGAGCCGGGCACCGGCAACGTCTACGTCGGCGAGGACTCGCTGCGGTTCGTCGACACGATCCTGCGGGCCCGCCCCACCGGACGCGCCCTGGACGTGGGCTGCGGCTCCGGCATCACCACCTGCGCCCTCGCCCTGGGGTGCGCCGAGGTGACCGGCGCCGACCTCCAGCAGGACTGCCTGGACGCCACCGCCCTGACGGCCGCCCTCAACGGCCTCGACGACCGTGTCCACACCTGGCACGGCGACTTCTTCCGCGATCACACCCCCGACGCCCCCTTCAACTGCGTCGTCGCCAACCTCCCCTACGCGCCTGTGCCGCCCGCCCTGCGGTACTCCGCGGCCGGCGACGGAGGGCCCGACGGCCTGGACCTCAACCGCCGGCTGCTGCGCCGCGCGGCCGGTCTGCTCGACCCCCGGGACGGGCTGCTGATCACCCGGTTCCAGAGCCTCGGCGACGCCTCGGGGCCCCTGCTGCTGCCGGACATCGAGGCCTTCGCCAAGGAAGCCGGCCACGACGTCACCGTCGTCGCCGACGGCCGTACGGTCCCGGAGGTGCGGGCGGCCCTGACTGCCCTGCACGCGCGGCGGCACAACCCCGAGCTGACGTCGGCGCAGGTGCTGGACATCGTCGACGACCACATGCGCCGCTTCGAGCAGCCGCACTACTTCGCCTGCGGGATGATCAGCCGCTCCGGCGGCACGGGCGAGGTCACCTTCACCGACCTCTCCGCACCCCTCACGCTCGACGACACGCTCACCGCCGTGGGCGGCGCCCCGGACGACGCGGCGCCCGCCGCCGTGCGGCTGTACCGGGGCCGGGCGCTGGACCTGCCCGACGGCTTCTGGGAACTGGGGACCGCCGACGACGTGGCGGTGACCGAGCAGCGGCTCCCGGCCCTGCTGGCCGCCCTGCGCGGCGCGGGCCCGGCCGGCGCCACCGGCCGCGACCTGGCCGCCGAGGTCTTCGCGGACCGCTTCGGGGCCGACCCGCTCCGCTCGCGCGCCCTGCTCGTCACCACCGAGCTGATGGCGGGCTGCCTGGCCGACGAGGGCCTCGTGGAAGGCGGCACCGCTCGGTGA
- a CDS encoding gamma-glutamyl-gamma-aminobutyrate hydrolase family protein — MKGKTIDKPTVGITTYQEDASWRGWHRHASLVPTDFVAAVTAAGGVPVLLPPSGAEPEAASVMAGLDGLLLVGGADIDPALYRAEPGPHTGTLAPERDTWESALLRLALEGDRAVLGVCRGMQLMNVLRGGTLLPHLPDLVGNDDHMPAEPVFASSRITLRTDALPGSLLGAESDLPCFHHQAVDTLGTGVVATGWSADDVVETISLTGHRFALGIQGHPEVGPSRPVFEAFVAAAAAHRAAREQGGVTAA, encoded by the coding sequence GTGAAGGGGAAGACCATCGACAAGCCGACGGTGGGCATCACCACCTACCAGGAGGACGCCTCCTGGCGCGGGTGGCACCGGCACGCCTCCCTCGTCCCGACCGACTTCGTCGCCGCGGTCACCGCGGCCGGCGGCGTCCCCGTCCTGTTACCGCCCTCCGGCGCCGAGCCCGAGGCCGCCTCCGTCATGGCCGGCCTCGACGGACTGCTGCTGGTCGGCGGCGCCGACATCGACCCCGCCCTCTACCGGGCCGAACCCGGCCCGCACACCGGCACGCTGGCCCCCGAGCGCGACACCTGGGAGAGCGCCCTGCTGCGCCTGGCCCTGGAGGGCGACCGGGCGGTCCTCGGGGTGTGCCGCGGCATGCAGCTGATGAACGTGCTGCGCGGCGGCACCCTCCTGCCCCACCTGCCCGACCTGGTCGGCAACGACGACCACATGCCCGCCGAACCGGTGTTCGCCTCCAGTCGGATCACCCTGCGCACCGACGCCCTGCCGGGCTCGCTCCTCGGCGCCGAGAGCGACCTGCCCTGCTTCCACCACCAGGCCGTCGACACCCTCGGCACCGGCGTCGTCGCCACCGGCTGGAGCGCCGACGACGTCGTCGAGACGATCAGCCTGACCGGCCACCGCTTCGCCCTCGGCATCCAGGGACACCCCGAAGTGGGCCCCTCCCGACCGGTGTTCGAGGCGTTCGTGGCGGCCGCCGCCGCCCACCGGGCCGCCCGCGAGCAGGGCGGTGTCACCGCCGCATGA